One genomic segment of Labilithrix sp. includes these proteins:
- a CDS encoding chloride channel protein, with product MGSNHFEKLDEEGRALHDSWDHIARVVVLVTLLAGVVWGACTALRQLVHAVLAPLMHASEEGTLAGAATLVVALVAGALVRGLLMRREEWRAVAGDGMETALANYHVTYEYEGDDPQPRYERPAFVLAARKFLATFLTLGSGASGGLEAPLVMVSESISAGFARVFRIRSEYELRTYQLAGISAAVATLLGAPFTGALFATEVAYGDRIIYRKLAYALWAGVVCWWLNNWLKGRYEPLFIGPTHSPTYSAGELGASALVAVAVSVPVALGFGMTMARLQALVGRLRPAWHAVVCAVAAGAIALVLFKVAGLAPKHILGIGEETLADILLDKEELGAWWLVALILLGKVVTTGLTMVGRGSAGMLIPSMFLGGVAGALVAKLLNLLGGPHLDPALFAVVGIGSSLVAVVGVPLAAIALVFEVFGKAFGPPAIVACGVTYLVTLRIKIYKHQRSSPAPLADESG from the coding sequence ATGGGTAGCAATCACTTCGAGAAGCTGGACGAGGAAGGTCGCGCGCTTCACGACTCCTGGGATCACATCGCGCGCGTCGTCGTGCTCGTGACGCTCCTCGCCGGCGTGGTGTGGGGAGCGTGCACCGCGCTCCGGCAGCTCGTTCACGCCGTCCTCGCGCCGCTGATGCACGCGTCCGAGGAGGGCACGCTCGCCGGCGCCGCGACGCTCGTGGTCGCGCTCGTCGCCGGCGCGCTCGTGCGCGGCCTGCTCATGCGACGCGAGGAATGGCGCGCCGTCGCCGGCGACGGGATGGAGACCGCGCTCGCGAACTATCACGTCACCTACGAGTACGAGGGCGACGACCCGCAACCTCGCTACGAGCGTCCAGCCTTCGTCCTCGCCGCGCGCAAGTTCCTCGCGACGTTCCTGACGCTCGGCTCGGGCGCGTCCGGCGGGCTGGAGGCGCCGCTCGTGATGGTGTCCGAGTCCATCTCCGCCGGCTTCGCGCGCGTCTTCCGGATCCGCTCCGAGTACGAGCTCCGGACGTACCAGCTCGCCGGGATCTCCGCCGCGGTCGCCACCCTCCTCGGCGCGCCGTTCACGGGGGCGCTCTTCGCGACCGAGGTCGCCTACGGCGATCGCATCATCTATCGCAAGCTCGCGTACGCGCTGTGGGCGGGCGTCGTGTGCTGGTGGCTCAACAACTGGCTGAAGGGACGCTACGAGCCGCTCTTCATCGGGCCGACGCACTCGCCGACGTACTCGGCGGGGGAGCTGGGAGCGTCTGCGCTCGTGGCGGTCGCGGTCTCCGTCCCGGTGGCGCTCGGCTTCGGCATGACGATGGCGCGACTGCAGGCGCTCGTCGGCCGGCTCCGCCCCGCGTGGCACGCCGTCGTGTGCGCGGTCGCCGCCGGCGCGATCGCGCTCGTGCTCTTCAAGGTGGCGGGGCTCGCCCCGAAGCACATCCTCGGCATCGGCGAGGAGACGCTCGCGGACATCCTCCTCGACAAGGAGGAGCTCGGCGCCTGGTGGCTCGTCGCGCTCATCCTCCTCGGCAAAGTCGTCACGACGGGGCTCACGATGGTCGGGCGCGGCTCCGCCGGGATGTTGATCCCGTCGATGTTCCTCGGCGGCGTCGCCGGCGCGCTCGTCGCGAAGCTCTTGAACCTCCTCGGCGGGCCACACCTCGATCCGGCGCTCTTCGCCGTCGTCGGCATCGGCTCGTCGCTCGTCGCCGTCGTCGGCGTGCCGCTCGCCGCGATCGCGCTGGTCTTCGAGGTGTTCGGCAAGGCGTTCGGTCCGCCCGCGATCGTCGCGTGCGGCGTGACGTACCTCGTTACGCTTCGGATCAAGATCTACAAGCACCAGCGCAGCTCGCCGGCGCCGCTCGCGGACGAGAGCGGCTGA
- a CDS encoding XylR N-terminal domain-containing protein — MDETARLHARIAELEAENLRLRRGVFVPSGPTVATPPGLTPLFAEAERAIRELFGRIEIDPARAHIAVGDERYLMVRASAFAIDFLDTLVQLYADRGEREALAIARGFLFDIAHTIGVHDARVVHAQLGAKDPIAKLSAGPVRFAYAGWASVEIDPRSNPSPDEDYCLVFEHTYSFEAAAFVRAGRRSEGPVCIMNAGYSSGWCKESFGVDLTTLEATCKARGDASCAFVMAPPHKVAERVREHFGTEHESLASKGFGIPTYFERKHVEEELVRRERLATVGLLVSGVAHEVNTPLGVAVTASGVLAEELTSLRARFDAGELTKGDLRAFFERSGQAGAMVSANLERAATEIAKFKRVSVDHATEERRAIDVGDYVRHTLKSLQPIVRKGNLALDVATEGDLSCLTFPGVLAQIVTNFITNSAVHASRDDGAALPVHLRIARLSEGQLELTYADEGRGMTEAVRAQAFAPFFTTRRTGGTGLGLHIVQSLVADVLRGRITLTSAPDRGTRFVVTFPVSAASDGA, encoded by the coding sequence GTGGACGAGACCGCACGCCTTCACGCGCGAATCGCCGAGCTCGAAGCCGAGAACCTCCGCCTCCGGCGCGGCGTCTTCGTGCCGAGCGGACCCACCGTCGCGACGCCGCCGGGGCTGACGCCGCTCTTCGCCGAGGCCGAGCGCGCGATCCGCGAGCTCTTCGGACGCATCGAGATCGATCCCGCCCGCGCGCACATCGCGGTCGGCGACGAGCGGTACCTGATGGTCCGCGCGTCCGCGTTCGCGATCGACTTCCTCGACACGCTCGTGCAGCTCTACGCCGACCGCGGCGAGCGCGAGGCCCTCGCCATCGCGCGCGGGTTCCTCTTCGACATCGCGCACACGATCGGCGTGCATGATGCGCGCGTCGTCCACGCCCAGCTCGGGGCGAAGGACCCGATCGCGAAGCTCTCCGCCGGCCCGGTGCGCTTCGCCTACGCGGGCTGGGCGTCGGTCGAGATCGACCCGCGGAGCAACCCGTCGCCGGACGAGGACTACTGCCTCGTCTTCGAGCACACCTACTCCTTCGAGGCGGCCGCGTTCGTGCGCGCGGGGCGGAGGTCCGAGGGCCCCGTCTGCATCATGAACGCGGGCTACTCCTCGGGCTGGTGCAAGGAGAGCTTCGGCGTCGACCTCACCACGCTGGAGGCGACCTGCAAGGCGCGCGGCGACGCGAGCTGCGCGTTCGTGATGGCGCCGCCGCACAAGGTCGCCGAGCGCGTGCGCGAGCACTTCGGCACCGAGCACGAGAGCCTCGCGTCGAAGGGCTTCGGCATCCCGACGTACTTCGAGCGCAAGCACGTGGAGGAGGAGCTCGTCCGCCGCGAGCGCCTCGCGACGGTGGGCCTCCTCGTCTCCGGCGTCGCGCACGAGGTGAACACCCCGCTCGGCGTCGCCGTCACCGCGAGCGGCGTCCTCGCGGAGGAGCTTACGTCGCTCCGGGCTCGGTTCGACGCCGGCGAGCTGACGAAGGGCGATCTCCGCGCGTTCTTCGAGCGCTCCGGTCAGGCCGGAGCGATGGTGAGCGCGAACCTCGAGCGCGCCGCGACCGAGATCGCGAAGTTCAAGCGCGTCTCGGTCGATCACGCGACGGAGGAGCGGCGCGCGATCGACGTCGGCGACTACGTCCGCCACACGCTGAAGAGCCTCCAGCCGATCGTGCGGAAGGGGAACCTCGCGCTCGACGTCGCGACGGAGGGCGACCTCTCGTGCCTGACGTTCCCCGGCGTGCTCGCTCAGATCGTGACGAACTTCATCACGAACTCGGCGGTGCACGCGTCGCGCGACGACGGCGCCGCGCTCCCGGTCCACCTCCGCATCGCGCGGCTCTCCGAGGGCCAGCTCGAGCTGACCTACGCCGACGAAGGGCGCGGCATGACCGAGGCGGTGCGGGCGCAGGCGTTCGCGCCGTTCTTCACGACGCGGCGCACGGGCGGCACCGGCCTCGGCCTCCACATCGTGCAGTCGCTCGTCGCCGACGTCCTCCGCGGACGCATCACGCTCACGAGCGCGCCCGATCGCGGGACCCGCTTCGTCGTGACGTTCCCGGTCAGCGCGGCGAGCGACGGCGCCTGA
- a CDS encoding sigma 54-interacting transcriptional regulator: MESDDAGLSLVRYIREQLGNARVRVVLRTGQPGQAPESAVIRHYDISDYRTKTELTSTRLFTTVIAALRTYQQLEELERLYAEQKVAYEEIARLKSALEHERDYLREEVKEAGGSELLGESAAFQTMQQQLIAVARTDATVLVEGESGVGKELVARAIHEQSGRASAPLVKVNCASVPRELFESEFFGHVKGSFTGAHRDRVGRFQLADGGTLFLDEVGEIPLELQSKLLRALQEREVERVGDTRSQKVDVRVIAATNRDLKAAVQAGTFRADLYYRLSVFPIAVPPLRDRRSDVVPLFEHFLSRACHKLGRRFTRLSPENVRLVESYPWPGNVRELQNVVERAAILAVDGVLRLDTVLPELAAADALAPEATSSVPAEPSPNGLFPARGFFTAEELRALERKNLEAVLEKADGRVAGEGGAADLLGVKPSTLSYQIKSFGLGKKPAPAAAGS; the protein is encoded by the coding sequence ATGGAGAGCGACGACGCGGGGCTCTCGCTCGTCCGCTACATCCGCGAGCAGCTCGGGAACGCGCGCGTCCGCGTCGTCCTCCGCACCGGGCAGCCGGGGCAGGCGCCCGAGTCGGCGGTCATTCGTCATTACGACATCAGCGACTACCGGACGAAGACGGAGCTCACGTCGACGCGGCTCTTCACGACCGTGATCGCGGCGCTCCGCACGTACCAGCAGCTCGAGGAGCTCGAGCGGCTCTACGCCGAGCAGAAGGTGGCATACGAGGAGATCGCGCGCCTCAAGTCCGCGCTCGAACATGAGCGCGACTACCTCCGCGAAGAGGTGAAGGAGGCGGGCGGCAGCGAGCTGCTCGGCGAGAGCGCCGCGTTCCAGACGATGCAGCAGCAGCTCATCGCGGTCGCGCGCACCGACGCGACCGTGCTCGTCGAGGGCGAGTCCGGCGTCGGCAAGGAGCTCGTCGCGCGCGCGATCCACGAGCAGAGCGGGCGCGCGTCGGCCCCGCTCGTGAAGGTCAACTGCGCGAGCGTGCCGCGTGAGCTCTTCGAGAGCGAGTTCTTCGGCCACGTGAAGGGCTCGTTCACCGGCGCGCATCGCGATCGGGTCGGCCGCTTCCAGCTCGCCGACGGCGGGACGCTCTTCCTCGACGAGGTCGGAGAGATCCCGCTCGAGCTGCAGAGCAAGCTATTGCGCGCGCTGCAGGAGCGCGAGGTCGAGCGCGTCGGCGACACGCGCTCGCAGAAGGTCGACGTCCGCGTCATCGCGGCGACGAACCGCGACCTCAAGGCGGCGGTGCAGGCCGGCACCTTCCGCGCGGACCTCTATTACCGGCTCAGCGTGTTCCCGATCGCGGTGCCGCCGCTCCGCGATCGCCGCTCGGACGTCGTCCCGCTCTTCGAGCATTTCCTCTCGCGCGCGTGCCACAAGCTCGGACGCCGCTTCACGCGCCTGTCGCCGGAGAACGTGCGCCTCGTCGAGAGCTACCCGTGGCCCGGGAACGTGCGCGAGCTGCAGAACGTCGTCGAGCGCGCGGCGATCCTCGCCGTCGACGGCGTGCTCCGCCTCGACACCGTGCTGCCGGAGCTCGCCGCCGCGGACGCGCTCGCGCCGGAGGCGACCTCGTCGGTGCCGGCGGAGCCCTCGCCGAACGGCCTCTTCCCCGCGCGCGGTTTCTTCACCGCCGAGGAGCTGCGCGCGCTCGAGCGCAAGAACCTCGAGGCGGTGCTCGAGAAGGCCGACGGCCGCGTGGCGGGGGAGGGCGGCGCGGCCGATCTCCTGGGGGTGAAGCCGTCGACGCTCTCGTACCAGATCAAGAGCTTCGGCCTCGGCAAGAAGCCCGCGCCGGCCGCAGCTGGTTCGTGA
- a CDS encoding HEAT repeat domain-containing protein produces the protein MKKKLAALAGFLLLAAGVFAFTYDDAAKSKATTTAAPAEAPESADLLMFRYAPDTTYAYALRYESRSKTVPMAASSAMGEAVEGDLSLEGTLEIHAYGEADGAMLLGYSLHRCKGHFAIGGQSVFGDASCASAFEDRELLVRVDRFGRVVSVHAPAGGASLFDYAMRALVQETQVHLVEVPGTTAWVETETLPQGTVESLYRFGAHDELSATIERTRPRYTTLGAAAMMRGVAFQHDERGAASIAIAAGVLARIHGEETLTARAGDRPFLESTTEIELEAQGSRADERGHPDLSAFTTRKLDDMPESTTLHARILEQRAAGLSWAEALDTLSTYGDAGRVPDHNRFLWRTTALLELDPKRAFDLIEVFENGRPGGKLRGLVMDLLASVPTKEAQEVLRRLLASEQAKSDPRYTQLLQRIGFVTSPDKETISFMKAKNAEATAAKNKNERLASAYTLGTLAGQSEDEVAARAIVDDLTVMLHAAPPNEAAHYLTALGNTRSSAAVPTIAKYAASDDPRVRAAAAGALDHPPVPAALEALLRLVADPDRDVQYAAIRSLDAHKLDASVVFRLAAIANDGKILPSNVRYVLDVVKTYRFVAPREMEALLRALLAHPIDDDLVQAAAQQLLDAR, from the coding sequence GTGAAGAAGAAGCTCGCCGCGCTCGCCGGCTTCCTCCTCCTCGCCGCCGGCGTCTTCGCCTTCACCTACGACGACGCGGCGAAGAGCAAGGCCACCACCACCGCCGCGCCGGCGGAGGCGCCGGAGAGCGCCGATCTCCTCATGTTCCGCTACGCGCCCGACACGACGTACGCGTACGCGCTCCGCTACGAGAGCCGGAGCAAGACGGTCCCGATGGCCGCGTCGTCGGCGATGGGCGAGGCGGTGGAGGGCGATCTCTCGCTCGAGGGCACGCTCGAGATCCACGCCTACGGCGAGGCCGACGGCGCGATGCTCCTCGGCTATTCGCTCCATCGCTGCAAGGGTCACTTCGCGATCGGCGGTCAGTCCGTGTTCGGAGACGCGAGCTGCGCGTCCGCGTTCGAGGACCGCGAGCTCCTCGTGCGCGTCGATCGCTTCGGCCGCGTCGTGTCCGTCCACGCGCCGGCCGGCGGGGCGAGCCTCTTCGACTACGCGATGCGCGCGCTCGTCCAGGAGACGCAGGTCCACCTCGTCGAGGTGCCGGGCACCACCGCGTGGGTCGAGACGGAGACCTTGCCGCAAGGGACGGTCGAGAGCCTCTACCGCTTCGGCGCCCACGACGAGCTGAGCGCCACGATCGAGCGTACGCGCCCGCGCTACACCACGCTCGGCGCCGCGGCGATGATGCGCGGCGTCGCCTTCCAGCACGACGAGCGCGGCGCGGCGTCGATCGCGATCGCGGCCGGCGTGCTCGCGCGGATCCACGGCGAGGAGACCCTCACCGCGCGCGCGGGAGATCGTCCGTTCCTCGAGTCGACGACCGAAATCGAGCTCGAGGCGCAGGGCTCGCGCGCCGACGAGCGCGGTCATCCCGACCTCTCCGCCTTCACGACGCGGAAGCTCGACGACATGCCGGAGTCGACCACGCTCCACGCCCGCATCCTCGAGCAGCGCGCGGCGGGGCTCTCGTGGGCGGAGGCGCTCGACACGCTGAGCACGTACGGCGACGCCGGCCGCGTCCCCGATCACAACCGCTTCCTCTGGCGCACGACCGCGCTCCTCGAGCTCGATCCCAAGCGCGCCTTCGACCTGATCGAGGTCTTCGAGAACGGCCGTCCGGGCGGCAAGCTCCGCGGCCTCGTGATGGACCTCCTCGCGAGCGTGCCGACGAAGGAGGCGCAAGAGGTGCTCCGCCGGCTCCTCGCGAGCGAGCAGGCGAAGAGCGATCCCCGCTACACGCAGCTCCTCCAGCGCATCGGCTTCGTGACGAGCCCGGACAAGGAGACGATCTCCTTCATGAAGGCGAAGAACGCGGAGGCGACGGCGGCGAAGAACAAGAACGAGCGCCTCGCCTCCGCGTACACGCTCGGCACGCTCGCGGGGCAGAGCGAAGATGAAGTGGCGGCGCGCGCGATCGTCGACGACCTCACGGTGATGCTCCACGCCGCGCCGCCGAACGAGGCCGCGCACTACCTCACCGCGCTCGGCAACACGCGCTCGAGCGCGGCGGTGCCGACGATCGCGAAGTACGCCGCGAGCGACGATCCGCGCGTGCGCGCCGCGGCCGCCGGCGCGCTCGACCACCCGCCCGTCCCGGCCGCGCTCGAGGCGCTCCTCCGCCTCGTCGCCGATCCCGATCGCGACGTGCAGTACGCCGCGATCAGATCGCTCGACGCGCACAAGCTCGACGCATCTGTCGTCTTCCGGCTCGCCGCGATCGCGAACGACGGCAAGATCCTGCCGTCGAACGTGCGCTACGTCCTCGACGTCGTGAAGACGTATCGCTTCGTCGCGCCGCGCGAGATGGAGGCGCTCCTCCGCGCGCTCCTCGCCCATCCGATCGACGACGACCTCGTCCAGGCCGCCGCCCAGCAACTGCTCGACGCACGGTGA